In the Trichoderma atroviride chromosome 4, complete sequence genome, GGCGGTCCAACAGTATTTCCGCCATCGACTTTAGCATCATCCGTAGGCCGTTTGCCACTGTCCAGCCTgtccaacaacagcagcagcagcaacagccccAGCCCGCAGAATCCGAGACGACACCAACCAGGTCGTCTCTGCGGAGTCGTCTTGCTTATATCGACGAGCGGATCAAAGACTTTCGCCGCCGCGACCAGACTCGTCGGCGATCTCAGTCACCACCTTTTTAAATCTCTTGCACCTGCTTTTTCTGCAATCTCGGCCTAATTGTTATTCCACTCCTGGCGCGCATGGTTTTGAACTCTCCACATCGTTATCAATTTTATCGAACAAAGGATatcccttttttgcttttttacaatgcctttttcttcccataTCGACATTTACTCTCAACGGTCTATCTCACACACACGCACCCTGCATACGACTTTTTGCATTCTGCTTATAGCTACAACTCTGCACAGCATGCCTCTTTTAGACGACAGCAACGGACTTGCTTTTCTTGATTTCTGTCTACGATCATGAACATCTGTCTTTCTCTTGGAATACTTTAGTTTCagctttgttctttttcctgctttTTCCTTTAGATACCCGATATATCCAACGCCATATATCAGAGTACCCGATTTGTTATTATTCCATCTGCTCGAAACGGAAATTTTATCCACTCGCTTTAGTTTGACGAACTCTCACTCTTTGACgaaaaagattttttttattttctgtTCACGTATAtcgatggaagaagaagaaaaacgaGAAGCacttgaaaaaaaattatcttggcttttttttttcttctctctctacaCGATCATGAATGACGTTATGTCCGACCGACATGATGGGATACTGAACCCCGATATTGAAACAGTACGAGAGGGTAATTCATACTCTGTCCCTCAacgaaaaaggaaaaaagaccaaaaaaaaaccacctTCATTCATTCTTCCATCAACAAAAAGCGTTGGATTTTCATGTCATCTACCAGACTTGTTTagccgtttctttttttttttctctttcaaaAAGCGATTATAGGAGCGCGCGCGTGTCTTTACACACAAACCCATAcctgtcttttcttcttttttactcTTAACACCctcttactttttttatttcattttacAAACTCATCCCCTTGGTGTTGAAATGTCAAAATTTTGCTCATTTacttgattttttttatggACCGCAACAAAAACATACGGAACATGGTTTGATGAGGATATATGATGTACATGGCAGCTTTCTCAtttttcaatctcctcgtaACGGGAGCGCTAGCTGGTGTTTTAGTCTCTTTTCTTACATGTTTCTTTccttactttttttttccctgcaAGGAGCAATACCTTTTAACTACAGTCTTGGGCATAGTCTTGTTTTCTGTTTCAGCTTATCAGCTTTTTACGATATTTGACACTAGCAGTATgctctttaaaaaaaaaaagaagaaaacatttTGATTCAACAGTTTCGTCAGTAAGACAGTGAACACTCATTATAACACCTCACACCTCTAGTACAAGTAATGAGACGGGAAAGACGAAATTAAGCGAGTGTACAACACACTTTTACTTGGTCATTAGACTAATCTAGAAAAAAACACGGTCTATGGGGATATTATTCAACATGAAAAAAGACAtaattccaaaaaaaaaaaaaaaattcgtcACTTTTGTGGGCCTTCATTTACTATTATTAGTATTCCTCCACAAGGACGCTGCCAGGGGTATTCGTATTTTGCAGGATCGTAGCTAATGCTCCGGATATCCTTTTATCCTCCCTTCCCTCCGCCGCCTCAGATCCTCACCAGCATCTTTTTTAAACTTCTCGATCTGCTAAGGCGCATGAAACAAATTAAAATCCTTTAGCTGAGCCCTTGACCCGATATGGCCTGTTGAATGGCACCACGAACTGCCATATGACCCAATCATCTGAAACGTGATGTGCCGAACTGTTTCAGATCCAAACTCCCCGCTCAGGCCAAAACTTGTGACCAAAGAGGGCCAGTGGGCAACAAGGCGCAAGATGACGCCTATGACGCCCATGAGTGATAAAATGATACGTTACACATCGTTGCGTAAGcggagaaggggaaaagggcGAATCATGTAGAAGCCAGTGTACACACTATTGTGCCGcatcgagagagagagagagagagcgctCATTTGGTCATATCATGAAAACTTAGACGCGATCGAGCTAAGCGATTGTGAGAAGCCTCCACCCGTtctttcttcgtcttccctGTTGCTGTTCCTTGAGAATAGAGATCTTGGCGGATTGTTGCTCTCTTGACGTTTGTGCTTTCcccatctcggccttggtAGATCTGGAGCACTCATAGCTCTGCTGGGTGCCCTTACAACCGCGAGAGGGCATGGACCCTCACCAACCTCGGAGCTATGTGAATGAAACGAACATTGTCGAAATCCAAAACTATCGCTGCTCTCTTCATTTTCCGGCATACGGAGTTGTGGGTTCTTGAGTTGAACATCATGGCCAGATTCCTTCATGTATTTGATATGTTGGGCGTAATCAGCCGAAAACTCGGAAAGTGATTGGAAAAGTGCGTAAAACTGAGTCGGGTCCAGATTTGTTGAGTCTTGTTCTGGAAACTTGAGCTGGCTACCAACAGCCAGGCGAAATGCCACCATGGCGACTGCCCAGCGGCGAAGACGGATCGAAGGCTCTGCCTCGCATTCGGTGTAAAGGTAAATGATGAGTTTCGGCGGTACATCCCAGTCGTACTTGAGGTACAGATCCTGGATGGCATCCATAGAAGCATCTTGCAGATAGCTTAGAGCGAGTTGCGAGgcaaagagatggagatgaatgATTGCCCAGTGAATATCGAGTGACGCCTGTTCTCTGTTTTTGAAGGCCGAGCTGATTGCGTTGTCGAGATAGTCGCTGAATGTTTCTGGAGAGTGTACCCACTCAACGAATAGGCCAAACATGGCAGGCGACTCACTGGGAAGCCATAATGAGACTGTTTTTGAATGGAAAGGGTCTTCAAGGCGTTCCTGGAAAAATGGAGAGACTTCGCAAAGTAGCGTGTGGTTGACTTTGAACCGGCGCTTTTTAGGGCCAATAAGTAAAGTGGTTAGGTCGGAAGCATCTGGCCCAGGCGTTGGCGGTAGTGCTTTGTTCAGAGATATTTGGCTTATATTTGAGACTGGCCGACTGGGCATACTCGGCCTCAAAGAAGAGCCGCTCATGATATATTTTGTCGGATCGCCGCTGTATCTCGATATGGCAGTTGTGAAGAGGCGTTATTAGAAAGTAGGGAAAACAAATCAATCGTAGGTGGATGTAGAAGGCggggaagaaagaataaagaaaacaaaaaggaagaggtgAAGGATCAAAGTCAACTGGAAGGGGTATCAATAAGCAACAGTAAGCCTGTTCCGGGTTGCTCACTGTGTGGGTGGCAACCTGTTGGGTAAAGCTTGTGAGTTGTAACGAGAATGAATGAGAGAATATAGCGATCTAATGTATGTGCGATCAGGAATTACAAAGTGTGGGCAAAATCACCAAAATGAATGACGAAACATTTCTCATGAAACCTTCAAACAGATGACGGGAAGGCTGTATGAAACACTATATATGCCCAGATCCGAAAAAAGAACACCATACATTCGGCGATGGCCGTCAATGCTCTGCGCTGCTCTCGACTATTCCAAACAGCAGGGCCATCGTGTAACGACAACAATGCTGAGAAGAGGATGGCCCCTTCCTCCAGGGGTGGTACTTGTAGCGGAGTGCGAgtgtacaagtacttgtCTGTGTGTGAGTCGACGCAGCCTGGCCTTGTCCCATTCGGGGAATCTCCATCTGGGGTGGCATCAGGCTGGCCGCTCCGTCGCAACTGTTTGTTGGCAGCGTCCTCCCACACCGATGAAATTACCACTTGGTCACCGTCCTCGCAATATTGGTCACACAGACCGAGCTTGAAGCCGGTTCGGGCTGGGCGTGGCAACCCATGCTCTtgacaagacaaaggcgAGCATGATGAGGAGCGCGTGATCACCCGCTTGTTCCAGGTGTTAAAATAGGTGGCGGGCGCAGGACAGAGAGCAACGTACGAGAAGCGCACACACCCCGACGCGTTTCACAGGGCGACCACCAACCTCAAACGCGAAGGCCCGTTGCCGCTAAAGAAAAGCCAGAGGCAGCTGTTGGCATGTGCGCAATCGCATCCATCACCCCTGCTACTCTGTGTTTGAACAGCTTCGCCAGCGCCGCAGCTCGCCTGGCAGGCTGGACGCGACAACCTTGAGGCGCATCTTTTCTAGAAGCCTCGCGGCAAATCTGTTTATTCAGCCGTTCCCCGTCAGCCGCATTGCCCCTGATGCTCTGTTGCGCCTGGGCAGCGCGCGTTTCGGGTGCCATCTGAAGGTTcgctattaatataatagaCTTTTTCGAGGTACCATCGCGGCGTGTGCAACATCGTAATCTTACCGTGCGCATCAATTGGCTTAGCATCGTCGGGATGCCCTTTTGATGGGACCCGGGCCAGCCTTACCGTAGCTCCATCCCTCCCCTCGAATTATCTTCTTCTGCCGCCACCATCTCATTTCATTTTCGCTTGCGATCGGAGATATCACGAGGTCGGCTAGTCGAAAGCGGCCGACCgtttctctgtctctcttccttcttggAGATTCCTTTGTGCTCTAGTAATTTTGTTTGAAGTGGTACAGCATGATTTGAAATGAAGAGTGGTACACCATAAAGTCACAAAGTCTCacacaagaaaaagaagatggtgtAATAAAAGCGAACGCAAATGAAGGACgatgaatgaagaaaatgccaaaaatAATggggagaagggagagaagaatgaaaatgaaataaaTCGTAAAGTAAAAGAGCAAGTGAGGAAGAGAGCAAGTGAGGGAGGAAGGAGAGCCTCGCCGCTGCAGAGCAGGTGATCACGGGATTATCTAGTTGTCGATGCAGGCAATTCCTTTTAAGGAAGGCACGATTCTAGCACTTCCCTGTGCAGCTCAAAGTAGCTCGTAGGTACCTTCAACTAAAGACAGCTCCCGCAAGCCACATTTGGCAGTGCGCCAGGTGCTCTAAGGCCTGAAAGCGGCATTCGTTGCTTTGCGAAAACACACGTACCCACCGGAGGTATCACTAATAATGCGCCGACGTGCAAAAGAATCACAAGCCTGGTACCTTGCATGTCGAACTGGAGCTTCTTTTCGGCGCTCGCCTACTCTTTCGAGAAGACATGCTACTATACTAGGTATGCGGATATTTAAGCTGACAGGATTCCTCCCTTCAGCTGAAGCCCCCTACGAAGGCATGTACCTACATTTACGTACATGTAGCTCCACCGGCACTGCGACCTTATCAACGCTGTGACATGGTGGCTGGAAGAAAAAGTTCAAGGTCACGCCATAAGTATCTGAGGTTTTTatactactaggtactaATATTGATCGCGAGTTTACTATCTACTACTACTTTCCTCTGAGGGTTTACACGAAAGACAAGGGGGTGGGGGTTAGAGAAcaaagggagagagacaaaagagagaaaaacaagcTCTGTCATCATTCATCATAAGCACACTATTGGCACAACTTGTGCTTTTATAACCTGCTTCACAGAGCTTGGGAGATATTGTCAAAGACACTTGCATACATAGTAGGTACCTGGGGTCGGCcgcattctctctcttcaccgCCGTAACGCAGGATTGCATCGTAGCATTTCCCAATATCACTATATCGgattagaaaataaaacactGTTCAGTGTTGTCGAAAGCCGAGTTGCCTTGACGCCATAGTCTCTGCATAACGGCTGCGCGTATCTGCTTCGCTAGCGTCGTATTGCTCCCGGCGTCCCGCCATCTTGC is a window encoding:
- a CDS encoding uncharacterized protein (EggNog:ENOG41) is translated as MSGSSLRPSMPSRPVSNISQISLNKALPPTPGPDASDLTTLLIGPKKRRFKVNHTLLCEVSPFFQERLEDPFHSKTVSLWLPSESPAMFGLFVEWVHSPETFSDYLDNAISSAFKNREQASLDIHWAIIHLHLFASQLALSYLQDASMDAIQDLYLKYDWDVPPKLIIYLYTECEAEPSIRLRRWAVAMVAFRLAVGSQLKFPEQDSTNLDPTQFYALFQSLSEFSADYAQHIKYMKESGHDVQLKNPQLRMPENEESSDSFGFRQCSFHSHSSEVGEGPCPLAVVRAPSRAMSAPDLPRPRWGKHKRQESNNPPRSLFSRNSNREDEERTGGGFSQSLSSIASKFS